The Chiloscyllium plagiosum isolate BGI_BamShark_2017 chromosome 43, ASM401019v2, whole genome shotgun sequence genome includes a window with the following:
- the tsfm gene encoding elongation factor Ts, mitochondrial, with product MHSTMAAFSVLRSIRIDISKVFSARSTQFLHCSGVRLMAADKELLLKLRKKTGYSFTNCKKALEKFSSDLQQAEAWLHRQAHKEGWSKASKLQGRKTKEGLIGLLKDGNSAVLVEVNCETDFVARNVKFQQLVQQAATATMSHCHSKHANIINYNKNFLTTEEITQLKTSLDSRPLADQLALAIGNLGENMTIRRASWVAVPTDCYIGTYVHGMLPEDNPNLSKMTFGKYGALVICKPMEHNSNVNFSELGRRLGQHIVGMMPLSMGSMEDPPGDDTETKMLAQPFLLDPDTTVGQFLLTRGVSVLDFVRYECGEVTELAEKV from the exons ATGCACAGCACCATGGCCGCCTTCTCTGTTCTGCGGAGCATTCGGATCGATATTTCCAAG GTCTTTTCTGCACGGTCAACCCAGTTTCTGCACTGTTCTGGGGTTAGATTAATGGCAGCTGATAAAGAACTCCTCCTGAAACTCCGGAAGAAGACAGGATACTCATTTACAAATTGTAAGAAGGCCTTAGAGAAGTTTAGCAGTGACCTTCAGCAG GCTGAAGCCTGGCTGCACAGACAGGCCCATAAGGAAGGATGGAGTAAAGCTTCTAAACTACAAGGCCGAAAAACAAAGGAGGGCCTCATTGGACTGCTGAAAGATGGAAACTCAGCTGTCCTGGTGGAG GTGAATTGTGAAACAGATTTTGTTGCCCGAAATGTCAAGTTCCAGCAGCTGGTGCAGCAAGCAGCCACTGCCACAATGTCACACTGTCACTCCAAGCATGCAAACATCATCAATTACAACAAG AATTTCCTTACGACTGAAGAAATAACACAATTGAAAACCAGTTTAGACAGTCGTCCCCTTGCTGACCAGCTTGCCCTGGCTATTG gtaacCTTGGTGAGAACATGACTATAAGAAGAGCTTCCTGGGTGGCTGTGCCAACTGATTGCTATATTGGCACGTATGTTCATGGAATGTTGCCAGAGGACAACCCAAACCTCTCAAAGATGACATTTGGAAAATATGGTGCACTAGTGATTTGTAAGCCCATGGAGCATAATTCAAATGTAAACTTCTCAGAGCTGGGCCGCAGGTTAGGTCAGCACATTGTGGGAATGATGCCACTATCTATGGGCTCAATGGAGGACCCACCTGGTGATGACACAGAGACCAAGATGTTGGCACAGCCTTTTCTGCTGGACCCTGACACAACTGTAGGGCAGTTCCTGCTTACAAGGGGGGTGTCAGTGCTGGACTTTGTACGGTACGAGTGTGGTGAGGTAACTGAATTGGCAGAGAAAGTATAG